The Haloplanus sp. GDY1 genomic sequence ACCTCGCCGCGGGGCCGACGGCCGAGGAACTGGTCGGAACCGTGCGGTCGGCACACCGAGCGGCGTCGAAAAGCTGAGTCCCGACCCGAAGTCGGGCGACCGGGGATGTCCGACCGCCGCTCACGTCCGGGCGAACGCGTGGCGGTCGGACGCCGGATCGGGAGGCGGGCCGGGCAACCCGCCACGACCCCGTGTCAGAGGCACCCCGGCACGAACCCGTACGCTGATCGACGACTTGATGTTGTCGTCCGCCGAACGCGTCACCGACTGACCGGTGACACATAAGCGTTTCGCGGAACGGCATACGAGGCGGGTCGCGACGCCCGCGGAGGGGCGTCGGTGACCGACGAGTCGCCGGCGGCCGTCGTCGACCGCCGCCTCGACACGCTCCGGGCGCTCGACGAGGGGGCGGCGTCGAGGGCGACGCTCGCCGACCGGGCGGGCGTCTCGCGGTCGACGGTCGACCGGGCGCTCCGCGAACTGTCGACGGTCGGGTTCGTGACGTCGACGCCGGCGGGTTACCGGCCGACCCTGCCCGGGCGGTTGGCGCTCTCGGGACGCGACCGGCACGTCCGTCGGATCGAGGCCCTGGCGGCGGTCGCCCCCCTGTTCGAGGGGGTCGAGGTGGGGCTCGACGTCGACCCGGCCGTCTTCGAGGGGGCGACGGTCGTCGAGGCGACGCCGCACGCGCCGACCGACCCGCTCGACGCCGTCGCCGACGTCGTCGGCACCGCCACGCACGTGTCGGTCTACACCGGGCGCTTTCTCTCCCGACACGCCCGGCTCTACCACGACCGGATCATGGAGGCGGGGACGACCGGTGCGTTCGTCACGACCGAACGGGTGATCGAGCGACTGGCGGCGTCCCGTCCCGTCGACACCCGGGACGCGGTCGCGAGCGGGCGGGTCGCCATCCGCCGCACCAACCGGGACGAGCCGCTGACGGTCGTCCTCGCGGAGACGCCCGACGGCCCCGAGGTGGGGCTGGTCGTCTACCGCGGGGGCGCCGCGCGCGGCTTCGTCGGCAACGACGACCCCGCGGCGACGCGGTGGGCGCGGGCGCTCCACGAGCGCCTGTGGGCCGCGGGGACGCCGTTCGACCCTATCTGAGCGCGGCGTCGAGCTTCTCCACCGGCGTCGGCGGCTCCGCGTCGTAGCGGTCGCCGAGCTGCGTCCGGCAGGAGGCGCCGGGCGCGACGACCTCCTCGCCCGGACTCCCGTCAACCTGGTCGAAGAGGATGGAGCCGATGGCCCGGCTCATCGAGCGGTGTTCGGCCTCGTAGCCGAAGGAGCCGGCCATGCCACAGCACCCGGAGTCCAGGGGGTCGACCGCGTAGCCCGCCCGGCGCAACACGCCGACGGCGTGGTGGTCCCTGTTGGTCGACTTCTGGTGACAG encodes the following:
- a CDS encoding helix-turn-helix transcriptional regulator yields the protein MTDESPAAVVDRRLDTLRALDEGAASRATLADRAGVSRSTVDRALRELSTVGFVTSTPAGYRPTLPGRLALSGRDRHVRRIEALAAVAPLFEGVEVGLDVDPAVFEGATVVEATPHAPTDPLDAVADVVGTATHVSVYTGRFLSRHARLYHDRIMEAGTTGAFVTTERVIERLAASRPVDTRDAVASGRVAIRRTNRDEPLTVVLAETPDGPEVGLVVYRGGAARGFVGNDDPAATRWARALHERLWAAGTPFDPI